The proteins below are encoded in one region of Streptomyces marianii:
- the cobM gene encoding precorrin-4 C(11)-methyltransferase — protein sequence MTVYFIGAGPGAADLITLRGARTLASCRVCLYAGSLVPADLLAECPPDARLVDTADLDLDAITGEFVRAHEEGHDVARLHSGDPSVFSAVAEQMRRLDAAGIPYEVVPGVPAFAAAAAALKRELTVPTVGQTVILTRVAQQATPMPDGEDLATLGRSGALLVLHLAARYVDRVVAELLPHYGPDCPAAVVAMASRPDELVLRGTLDEIAGLTKEAGVTKTAVILVGRTLAASQFRDSHLYDPARERHVC from the coding sequence ATGACCGTCTACTTCATCGGCGCCGGACCGGGTGCCGCCGACCTGATCACCCTGCGCGGCGCGCGGACGCTGGCGTCGTGCCGGGTCTGCCTCTACGCGGGCTCGCTCGTACCGGCCGACCTCCTCGCCGAATGTCCCCCGGACGCGCGCCTCGTGGACACGGCGGACCTCGATCTGGACGCGATCACCGGGGAGTTCGTCCGCGCCCACGAGGAGGGGCACGACGTGGCCCGGCTGCACTCGGGCGACCCGTCCGTGTTCAGCGCGGTGGCGGAGCAGATGCGGAGGCTCGACGCGGCGGGCATTCCCTACGAGGTCGTCCCCGGCGTCCCGGCGTTCGCGGCCGCGGCGGCCGCGCTGAAGCGGGAGCTGACCGTACCGACGGTCGGCCAGACGGTCATCCTCACCCGCGTCGCCCAGCAGGCCACCCCCATGCCCGACGGCGAGGACCTGGCCACCCTGGGCCGCAGCGGCGCCCTGCTCGTCCTGCACCTCGCCGCCCGCTACGTCGACCGCGTGGTCGCCGAACTACTGCCGCACTACGGACCCGACTGCCCCGCCGCGGTGGTGGCCATGGCCAGCCGCCCGGACGAACTGGTCCTCCGGGGCACGCTCGACGAGATCGCCGGGCTGACGAAGGAGGCGGGCGTCACGAAGACGGCGGTCATCCTGGTGGGCCGCACCCTGGCCGCCTCCCAGTTCCGCGACAGCCACCTGTACGACCCGGCGCGGGAACGGCACGTCTGCTGA
- the cobN gene encoding cobaltochelatase subunit CobN produces the protein MTHATILLLSTSDTDLLSARAAEGPVRYRFANPSRLPLDRLPELVDGTDLVVVRLLGGVRAWQEGLDALLAQGRPVVVLTGEQAPDAQLMETSTVPIGIAAEAHAYLAHGGPDNLEQLARFLSDTVLLTGHGFAPPAPAPTWGELERTPRRDSGPLVAVLYYRAHHMSGNTAFVGALCDAVEDAGGRALPLYVASLRAPEPELLERLRDADAVVTTVLAAGGTRPAEAQAGGDDEAWDAGALASLDVPVLQALCLTGPRVAWEENDEGLSPLDAASQVAVPEFDGRLITVPFSFKEIDEDGLPAYVADPERAARVAGIAVRHARLRHIPNAEKRLALVLSAYPTKHSRIGNAVGLDTPASAVALLRRLLDEGYDFGTEEIPGLASGDGDELIRALIEAGGHDQDWLTEEQLARNPVRIPAADYRRWYATLPSELREAVEEHWGPAPGEMFVDRSRNPEGDIVLAALRRGNLLVVIQPPRGFGENPIAIYHDPDLPPSHHYLAAYRWIASPQSAGGTPQAEGSGGGGFGADAMIHLGKHGNLEWLPGKNAGLSAACAPDAALGDLPLVYPFLVNDPGEGTQAKRRVHATLIDHLVPPMARADSYGDIARLEQLLDEYAQISSMDPAKLPAIRAQIWTLIQAAKLDHDLGMEDRPDDDGFDDFLLHVDGWLCEVKDAQIRDGLHVLGGAPTGPERVNLVLSILRARQIWGGTTALPGLREALGLDESAATRTTADEAESRARALVEAMEDAGWDPAAVAAVAEGQGEAVADILDFAAREVVPRLAATTDELDHTVHALNGGFVPAGPSGSPLRGLVNVLPTGRNFYSVDPKAVPSRLAWETGQALAESLLERYRTDNGSWPTSVGLSLWGTSAMRTAGDDVAEALALLGVRPVWDDASRRVNGLEPVPLAELGRPRVDVTLRISGFFRDAFPHVIGLLDDAVRLAASLDEPVDENFVRAHAQADLAEHGDERRATTRIFGSRPGTYGAGLLQLIDSRDWRTDADLAEVYTVWGGYAYGRGLEGRAAREEMETAYRRIAVAAKNTDTREHDIADSDDYFQYHGGMVATVRALRGTAPEAYIGDSTRPETVRTRTLVEETSRVFRARVVNPRWIEAMRRHGYKGAFELAATVDYLFGYDATTGVIADWMYDKLAQAYVLDPENREFLQQANPWALHGIAERLLEAESRGMWEKPDPAVVDALRQVFLETEGDLEGDG, from the coding sequence ATGACGCACGCGACGATCCTGCTGCTGTCGACCTCCGACACCGACCTGCTCAGCGCCCGCGCCGCCGAGGGCCCGGTCCGGTACCGCTTCGCGAACCCTTCCCGCCTCCCCCTCGACCGGCTGCCCGAGCTCGTCGACGGCACCGATCTGGTCGTCGTGCGCCTCCTCGGCGGCGTCCGCGCCTGGCAGGAGGGCCTCGACGCGCTGCTGGCCCAGGGCCGGCCGGTGGTCGTCCTCACCGGCGAACAGGCCCCGGACGCCCAGCTGATGGAGACGTCCACCGTTCCCATCGGCATCGCGGCGGAGGCCCACGCCTACCTCGCCCACGGCGGCCCGGACAACCTGGAGCAGCTCGCCCGGTTCCTCTCGGACACCGTCCTGCTCACCGGCCACGGCTTCGCGCCGCCCGCCCCCGCCCCCACGTGGGGCGAGCTGGAGCGCACCCCGCGTCGCGACAGCGGCCCGCTCGTCGCCGTGCTCTACTACCGGGCCCACCACATGAGCGGCAACACCGCCTTCGTCGGCGCGCTGTGCGACGCCGTCGAGGACGCGGGCGGCCGGGCCCTGCCGCTGTACGTCGCCTCACTGCGCGCCCCCGAGCCGGAGCTGCTGGAACGGCTCCGCGACGCCGACGCCGTCGTCACCACCGTCCTCGCCGCCGGCGGTACCCGGCCCGCCGAGGCCCAGGCCGGAGGGGACGACGAGGCGTGGGACGCGGGCGCGCTCGCCTCGCTCGACGTGCCCGTGCTGCAGGCCCTGTGCCTGACCGGGCCGCGCGTCGCCTGGGAGGAGAACGACGAGGGGCTGTCCCCGCTGGACGCCGCCAGCCAGGTCGCCGTCCCCGAGTTCGACGGCCGCCTCATCACCGTGCCGTTCTCGTTCAAGGAGATCGACGAGGACGGCCTCCCCGCGTACGTCGCCGACCCCGAGCGCGCCGCCCGCGTCGCCGGCATCGCCGTGCGCCACGCCCGGCTGCGGCACATCCCGAACGCCGAGAAGCGCCTCGCGCTCGTCCTCTCCGCGTACCCGACGAAGCACTCCCGCATCGGTAACGCCGTCGGCCTCGACACCCCCGCCTCCGCCGTCGCCCTGCTGCGCCGGCTCCTCGACGAGGGCTACGACTTCGGCACCGAGGAGATCCCCGGCCTGGCGTCCGGCGACGGCGACGAGCTGATCCGCGCGCTCATCGAGGCCGGCGGCCACGACCAGGACTGGCTCACCGAGGAGCAGCTCGCCCGGAACCCGGTCCGCATCCCGGCCGCCGACTACCGGCGCTGGTACGCGACCCTGCCCTCCGAACTGCGCGAGGCGGTCGAGGAGCACTGGGGCCCGGCGCCCGGCGAGATGTTCGTGGACCGCTCCCGCAACCCGGAGGGCGACATCGTCCTGGCCGCCCTGCGCCGCGGCAACCTGCTGGTCGTCATCCAGCCGCCACGCGGATTCGGCGAGAACCCGATCGCGATCTACCACGACCCCGATCTGCCGCCCTCGCACCACTACCTCGCCGCCTACCGCTGGATCGCGTCCCCGCAGTCGGCCGGGGGTACTCCCCAGGCCGAAGGCTCCGGGGGAGGGGGTTTCGGCGCCGACGCGATGATCCACCTGGGCAAGCACGGCAACCTGGAGTGGCTGCCCGGCAAGAACGCCGGGCTGTCCGCCGCCTGCGCGCCCGACGCCGCGCTCGGCGATCTGCCGCTGGTCTACCCGTTCCTGGTCAACGACCCGGGAGAGGGCACCCAGGCCAAGCGCCGCGTCCACGCCACCCTCATCGACCACCTCGTCCCGCCGATGGCCCGTGCCGACTCCTACGGCGACATCGCGCGCCTGGAGCAACTGCTCGACGAGTACGCCCAGATCTCCTCCATGGACCCGGCGAAGCTTCCCGCGATCCGCGCCCAGATCTGGACCCTCATCCAGGCGGCGAAGCTCGACCACGACCTCGGTATGGAGGACCGCCCCGACGACGACGGCTTCGACGACTTCCTGCTGCACGTCGACGGCTGGCTCTGCGAGGTCAAGGACGCCCAGATCCGCGACGGACTGCACGTCCTCGGCGGCGCGCCCACCGGCCCGGAGCGGGTCAACCTCGTCCTGTCGATCCTGCGTGCCCGGCAGATCTGGGGCGGCACGACCGCCCTGCCCGGGCTGCGCGAGGCGCTCGGACTCGACGAGTCCGCCGCGACCCGGACCACCGCCGACGAGGCCGAGTCCCGGGCCCGCGCCCTGGTCGAGGCCATGGAGGACGCCGGCTGGGACCCGGCCGCCGTCGCCGCCGTGGCCGAGGGCCAGGGCGAGGCGGTCGCCGACATCCTCGACTTCGCCGCCCGGGAGGTCGTGCCGCGCCTCGCCGCCACCACCGACGAACTCGACCACACCGTCCACGCGCTGAACGGCGGCTTCGTCCCGGCCGGACCGTCCGGCTCGCCGCTGCGCGGCCTGGTCAACGTCCTTCCGACGGGCCGGAACTTCTACTCCGTCGACCCCAAGGCCGTGCCCTCCCGCCTCGCCTGGGAGACCGGCCAGGCCCTCGCCGAATCCCTCCTGGAGCGCTACCGCACGGACAACGGCTCCTGGCCGACGTCCGTCGGACTGTCCCTGTGGGGCACGAGCGCGATGCGCACCGCCGGCGACGACGTGGCCGAGGCACTGGCGCTGCTCGGCGTCCGCCCCGTCTGGGACGACGCCTCCCGCCGCGTCAACGGCCTCGAACCGGTGCCGCTCGCCGAGCTCGGCCGCCCCCGCGTCGATGTGACGCTGCGTATCTCGGGCTTCTTCCGCGATGCGTTCCCGCACGTCATCGGCCTCCTCGACGACGCGGTCCGGCTCGCCGCCTCGCTCGACGAGCCCGTCGACGAGAACTTCGTACGCGCCCACGCCCAGGCCGACCTCGCGGAGCACGGCGACGAACGGCGCGCCACCACCCGCATCTTCGGCTCCCGCCCGGGTACGTACGGCGCCGGACTGCTCCAGCTGATCGACTCCCGCGACTGGCGCACCGACGCCGACCTCGCCGAGGTCTACACGGTGTGGGGCGGCTACGCGTACGGCCGCGGCCTCGAAGGCCGGGCGGCGCGCGAGGAGATGGAGACGGCGTACAGGCGGATCGCGGTCGCGGCGAAGAACACCGACACCCGTGAGCACGACATCGCCGACTCCGACGACTACTTCCAGTACCACGGCGGCATGGTCGCCACCGTGCGCGCCCTGCGCGGCACCGCGCCCGAGGCGTACATCGGCGACTCCACCCGCCCGGAGACGGTCCGCACCCGCACCCTCGTCGAGGAGACCTCCCGCGTCTTCCGGGCCCGCGTCGTCAACCCCAGGTGGATCGAGGCGATGCGCCGCCACGGCTACAAGGGCGCCTTCGAACTCGCCGCCACCGTGGACTACCTGTTCGGCTACGACGCCACGACCGGCGTGATCGCCGACTGGATGTACGACAAGCTCGCCCAGGCGTACGTCCTGGACCCGGAGAACCGCGAGTTCCTCCAGCAGGCCAACCCCTGGGCCCTCCACGGCATCGCGGAACGCCTGCTGGAAGCGGAGTCCCGCGGCATGTGGGAGAAGCCCGACCCGGCGGTCGTCGACGCGCTGCGCCAGGTCTTCCTCGAGACGGAGGGCGACCTGGAGGGCGACGGCTGA
- a CDS encoding precorrin-8X methylmutase gives MSDKTVFDYEKDGAEIYRRSFATIRAEAALDALPADVGQVAVRMIHACGMVDLVRDLAYSPGVVARAREALRSGAPILCDAQMVASGVTRKRLPAGNEVICTLSEPSVPELAARLGTTRSAAALELWRDRLEGSVVAVGNAPTALFRLLEMIDEGAPRPAAVIGVPVGFIGAAESKDALAAHGGGPEYLVVRGRRGGSAMAAAAINAMASEAE, from the coding sequence ATGAGCGACAAGACCGTGTTCGACTACGAGAAGGACGGCGCGGAGATCTACCGCCGGTCCTTTGCCACGATCCGCGCAGAGGCGGCGCTCGACGCGCTCCCGGCCGACGTCGGCCAGGTCGCGGTGCGGATGATCCACGCCTGCGGCATGGTCGACCTCGTCCGCGACCTCGCTTACTCGCCCGGGGTGGTGGCCCGGGCGCGCGAGGCGCTGCGCTCCGGGGCGCCGATCCTGTGCGACGCGCAGATGGTCGCGAGCGGCGTCACCCGCAAGCGGCTGCCCGCGGGCAACGAGGTGATCTGCACGCTCTCCGAGCCGTCCGTACCGGAACTGGCCGCACGGCTCGGCACGACCCGCAGCGCCGCCGCGCTCGAACTGTGGCGGGACCGCCTCGAAGGTTCCGTGGTCGCCGTCGGGAACGCCCCCACCGCGCTCTTCCGGCTGCTGGAGATGATCGACGAGGGGGCGCCCCGCCCCGCCGCCGTCATCGGTGTGCCGGTGGGCTTCATAGGCGCGGCCGAGTCCAAGGACGCCCTCGCCGCACACGGGGGCGGTCCGGAGTACCTGGTGGTGCGCGGCCGGCGCGGCGGCAGCGCCATGGCCGCCGCAGCGATCAACGCGATGGCGAGTGAGGCGGAGTGA
- a CDS encoding cobalt-precorrin-6A reductase, translating into MHVLVLGGTTEARALAESLHARGERVTTSLAGRVAAPRLPRGQVRIGGFGGAEGLAAWLREHQVDVLIDVTHPFAGTISFNAAHAANRAHVPLLALRRPGWIPVAGDDWHPVDSLAQAAERLPSLGRRVFLTTGRMGLACFAHLDDLWFLVRSVDPPEQPHPARMRVLLDRGPFTLDGERALLADHAVDVLVTKDSGAAATSPKLTAARDAGIPVVVVRRPPVPEDVPTVAGVEEALAWVTALG; encoded by the coding sequence GTGCACGTCCTGGTCCTCGGCGGCACGACGGAGGCGCGCGCCCTCGCCGAGTCGCTGCACGCGCGGGGGGAGCGGGTGACCACGTCGCTCGCGGGACGGGTCGCGGCGCCGAGACTGCCGCGTGGCCAGGTGCGGATCGGTGGCTTCGGCGGGGCGGAAGGCCTCGCCGCCTGGCTGCGCGAGCACCAGGTGGACGTGCTCATCGACGTCACCCATCCTTTCGCCGGGACGATCAGTTTCAACGCGGCGCACGCCGCGAACCGGGCCCATGTTCCCCTGCTCGCGCTGCGGCGCCCCGGTTGGATCCCGGTGGCGGGCGACGACTGGCACCCGGTCGACTCCCTCGCGCAGGCGGCCGAGAGGCTGCCCTCGCTGGGGCGCCGGGTCTTCCTGACGACGGGCCGCATGGGGCTGGCGTGCTTCGCGCACCTGGACGACCTGTGGTTCCTGGTCCGCTCCGTCGACCCGCCGGAACAGCCGCACCCCGCGCGGATGCGGGTGCTCCTCGACCGCGGCCCCTTCACCCTCGACGGCGAACGGGCGCTTCTCGCCGACCACGCCGTCGACGTCCTGGTGACCAAGGACAGCGGCGCCGCCGCCACCTCGCCCAAGCTCACCGCGGCCCGCGATGCGGGCATCCCGGTCGTCGTGGTCCGCCGCCCGCCCGTACCCGAGGACGTCCCGACGGTGGCGGGGGTGGAGGAGGCGCTGGCGTGGGTGACGGCGCTTGGGTAG
- the cbiE gene encoding precorrin-6y C5,15-methyltransferase (decarboxylating) subunit CbiE, giving the protein MPDPRPAVSVVGIGADGWDGLPETSRAVLRSADVLVGGARQLALLPVHECPGERVPWPSPLRPAVPALLAEHAGRRLAVLASGDPMFYGIGRTLTEIAGPDALRVLPHPSSVSYACARLGWPVEETEVVTTVGRPVAGLGAALHHGRRLLVLSAGAATPAEVAELLAARGFGPSRLRVLEQLGSGRERLVTGTASGWDRPPGDPLNVLAVDCVREPGVPRLGAVPGLPDEAYENDGQLTKRHVRAATLAALAPAPGELLWDVGGGSGSIAIEWMRTHRSCRAVTVERDAERARRIERNAQTLGVPGLRVVTAAAPDGLAGLPVPDAVFIGGGLTAPGLLDACWDALPAGGRLVANTVTLESEALLAERYRRYGGELVRLAVAHAVPVGGFTGWRQAMPVTQWSVTRSPAGELS; this is encoded by the coding sequence ATGCCCGACCCCCGCCCCGCCGTCTCCGTCGTCGGGATCGGTGCCGACGGCTGGGACGGACTGCCCGAGACCTCCCGCGCCGTGCTGCGCTCCGCCGACGTGCTCGTCGGCGGCGCACGCCAGCTCGCCCTGCTGCCCGTCCACGAATGCCCGGGCGAGCGCGTGCCGTGGCCGTCGCCGCTGCGCCCCGCCGTGCCCGCGCTGCTCGCCGAGCACGCCGGCCGGCGCCTTGCCGTCCTCGCGAGCGGCGACCCGATGTTCTACGGCATCGGCCGCACCCTCACCGAGATCGCCGGCCCTGACGCACTGCGCGTACTGCCGCATCCGTCCTCCGTCTCGTACGCCTGTGCCCGCCTCGGCTGGCCGGTCGAGGAGACCGAGGTCGTGACGACGGTCGGCAGGCCCGTCGCGGGGCTCGGCGCCGCGCTCCACCACGGCCGGCGGCTGCTGGTGCTCAGCGCCGGCGCCGCGACCCCGGCGGAGGTGGCCGAACTGCTGGCCGCGAGGGGCTTCGGCCCCAGCCGGCTGCGGGTGCTTGAGCAACTCGGCTCCGGGCGGGAACGCCTGGTCACCGGTACGGCCTCCGGCTGGGACCGGCCGCCCGGCGATCCCCTGAACGTCCTCGCGGTGGACTGCGTCCGCGAGCCCGGCGTGCCCCGGCTCGGCGCCGTGCCCGGGTTGCCCGACGAGGCGTACGAGAACGACGGCCAGCTGACCAAGCGCCATGTGCGGGCCGCGACGCTGGCCGCGCTCGCGCCCGCGCCGGGCGAACTGCTGTGGGACGTCGGCGGCGGCTCCGGCTCGATCGCGATCGAGTGGATGCGTACGCACCGCTCCTGCCGGGCGGTCACCGTCGAGCGGGACGCGGAACGGGCACGGCGCATCGAGCGCAACGCGCAGACGCTCGGTGTGCCCGGACTGCGGGTCGTCACGGCGGCCGCGCCGGACGGTCTGGCCGGGCTGCCCGTGCCCGACGCGGTGTTCATCGGCGGCGGGCTCACCGCGCCGGGACTGCTCGACGCCTGCTGGGACGCGCTGCCGGCGGGCGGACGGCTGGTCGCGAACACCGTGACGCTCGAGTCGGAGGCGCTGCTGGCGGAGCGCTACCGGCGGTACGGCGGCGAGCTGGTGCGGCTCGCCGTGGCGCACGCCGTACCAGTGGGCGGCTTCACCGGGTGGCGGCAGGCGATGCCCGTGACGCAGTGGTCCGTCACCAGATCCCCGGCAGGAGAACTCTCATGA
- a CDS encoding cobalt-precorrin-5B (C(1))-methyltransferase → MSEPAPVGGRSAQLKHTGLRPGWTTGACATAATTAAYTALLTGDFPDPVTITLPKGQRPAFALAVEELADGHATAGVVKDAGDDPDVTHGALVRATVRILPAGSGVVFRAGPGVGTVTRPGLPLDVGEPAINPVPRQMMRDHVMEAAARYGGSGDVEITVSVDHGEEIARSTWNPRLGILGGLSVLGTTGIVVPYSCSAWIDSIRRGVDVARAAGRTHLAGCTGSTSEKTVVALYGLPEDALLDMGDFAGAVLKYVRRHPVDRLTVCGGFAKLSKLAAGHMDLHSARSQVDKGFLAELARRGGADGTLAAEVAAANTGLAALQSCAAHGVPLGDLVAVTARDQALEVLRGAPVTVDVVCVDRAGTVVGRSAPKGP, encoded by the coding sequence ATGAGTGAACCGGCGCCCGTGGGCGGACGCAGCGCCCAACTCAAGCACACCGGTCTCCGGCCCGGCTGGACCACCGGGGCCTGCGCCACCGCCGCGACGACCGCCGCGTACACCGCGCTGCTCACCGGGGACTTCCCGGACCCGGTGACGATCACGCTGCCCAAGGGCCAGAGGCCCGCGTTCGCGCTGGCCGTGGAGGAACTGGCGGACGGGCACGCGACGGCGGGCGTGGTCAAGGACGCCGGCGACGACCCGGACGTCACACACGGCGCGCTGGTCCGTGCGACCGTGCGGATCCTGCCCGCCGGTTCGGGGGTGGTGTTCCGTGCCGGACCGGGCGTCGGTACCGTCACGCGCCCCGGGCTGCCGCTGGACGTCGGCGAGCCGGCGATCAACCCGGTGCCCCGGCAGATGATGCGGGACCACGTCATGGAGGCCGCCGCCCGGTACGGCGGTTCGGGCGACGTCGAGATCACGGTCTCCGTCGACCACGGGGAGGAGATCGCGCGCTCCACCTGGAACCCGCGGCTCGGCATTCTCGGCGGACTGTCCGTGCTCGGCACGACCGGGATCGTCGTGCCCTACTCCTGCTCGGCGTGGATCGACTCGATCCGCCGCGGTGTGGACGTGGCCAGGGCGGCAGGACGTACCCATCTCGCCGGGTGCACGGGCTCCACGTCGGAGAAGACGGTCGTCGCCCTGTACGGGCTTCCCGAGGACGCGCTGCTCGACATGGGGGACTTCGCGGGCGCGGTGCTCAAGTACGTCCGCAGGCACCCCGTCGACCGGCTCACCGTCTGCGGCGGCTTCGCGAAACTGTCCAAACTGGCGGCCGGGCACATGGATCTGCACTCGGCCCGCTCCCAGGTGGACAAGGGCTTCCTCGCGGAGCTGGCCCGCCGGGGAGGGGCGGACGGGACGCTGGCGGCCGAGGTCGCCGCCGCCAACACCGGTCTCGCGGCGTTGCAGTCGTGCGCGGCCCACGGGGTCCCGCTGGGCGATCTCGTGGCGGTGACCGCCCGTGACCAGGCACTGGAGGTGCTGCGGGGTGCGCCGGTCACGGTGGACGTGGTGTGCGTCGACCGCGCGGGTACGGTGGTCGGCCGCTCGGCGCCGAAGGGGCCCTGA
- a CDS encoding cation:proton antiporter regulatory subunit encodes MATRRTSLPGVGTQFDITSESGHHLSLVVHQDGRRFLGFYSADDPDQWAASVSLTPEEAGGLARLLEPTPVEGLRTDGLDLVTEHIPVPARSPYSGRPLGDTRARTRTGASIVAVRRPSSVHPSPGPGFRLMIGDTLVVVGTRQGVDALAGIIEGSGDEPDGSGAGG; translated from the coding sequence ATGGCCACTCGACGCACTTCCCTGCCGGGCGTCGGTACGCAGTTCGACATCACCTCGGAGAGCGGCCACCACCTCTCGCTGGTCGTCCACCAGGACGGCCGGCGGTTCCTCGGCTTCTACTCCGCGGACGACCCCGACCAGTGGGCGGCTTCCGTGTCGCTCACACCCGAGGAGGCCGGCGGGCTCGCCCGCCTGCTGGAGCCGACCCCCGTCGAGGGCTTGCGCACCGACGGACTCGACCTGGTGACCGAGCACATCCCGGTCCCGGCCCGCTCCCCGTACTCCGGACGACCGCTCGGTGACACCCGGGCCCGTACCCGCACGGGCGCCTCGATCGTCGCCGTCCGGCGCCCGAGCAGTGTGCACCCCTCGCCGGGGCCGGGCTTCCGGCTGATGATCGGTGACACGCTCGTCGTCGTCGGCACCAGGCAGGGTGTGGACGCCCTCGCCGGGATCATCGAGGGCTCCGGGGACGAGCCCGACGGCTCCGGAGCCGGAGGCTGA
- a CDS encoding precorrin-2 C(20)-methyltransferase, translating to MSTHRTGRLYGVGLGPGDPSLMTLRAARVVAEADVVAYHCARHGRSIARSIVAEHLRPDHIEERLMYPITVETTDHPGGYRGALDDFYEEAAARLAAHLDAGRTVAVLAEGDPLFYGSYQHMHKRLAHRYPTEVIPGVTSVSAAAARLGEPLCEAEEVLTIVPGTLPEEELAARLAATDSAVVMKLGRTFPAVRRALERAGRLEDARYVERATMAGERTERLADVDPQSVPYFSVAVLPSRIDEVRPEARPRGEVVVVGTGPAGPLWLTPETRGALAAADDLVGYTTYLDRVPVRAGQRRHGSDNRVESERAEFALDLARHGRRVAVVSGGDPGIFAMATAVLEVAAQEPYADVPVRVLPGLTAANAAAARAGAPLGHDYATISLSDRLKPWEVIAERLTAAAAADLVLALYNPGSRSRTWQVAKARELLLGHRAPDTPVVVARDVGGPEESVRIVRLGELDPAVVDMRTLLLVGSSQTRTVRRGSGEEIVWTPRTYPDPAPVHVPVDASARSETAPG from the coding sequence GTGAGCACACACCGGACCGGCAGGCTGTACGGCGTCGGGCTCGGCCCCGGGGACCCGTCGCTGATGACGCTCCGGGCGGCCCGGGTCGTCGCGGAGGCGGACGTCGTGGCGTACCACTGCGCCCGGCACGGCCGTTCCATCGCCCGCTCGATCGTGGCGGAACACCTGCGCCCCGACCACATCGAGGAGCGGCTGATGTACCCGATCACGGTCGAGACCACCGACCATCCCGGCGGCTACCGGGGCGCGCTCGACGACTTCTACGAGGAGGCCGCGGCGAGACTCGCGGCGCATCTCGACGCCGGGCGGACGGTGGCCGTGCTCGCGGAGGGCGACCCGCTCTTCTACGGCTCCTACCAGCACATGCACAAGCGGCTCGCCCACCGGTACCCGACCGAGGTGATCCCCGGCGTGACCTCGGTGAGCGCGGCGGCCGCGCGGCTCGGGGAGCCGCTGTGCGAGGCGGAGGAGGTGCTGACGATCGTCCCTGGCACGCTGCCCGAGGAGGAGCTGGCGGCCCGACTCGCCGCCACCGACTCGGCGGTGGTGATGAAGCTCGGCCGGACCTTCCCCGCCGTACGGCGGGCGCTGGAACGGGCGGGCCGGCTGGAGGACGCGCGCTACGTGGAGCGGGCCACGATGGCCGGCGAGCGCACGGAGCGGCTGGCGGACGTGGACCCGCAGTCGGTGCCGTACTTCTCGGTGGCGGTGCTGCCGAGCCGGATCGACGAGGTGCGGCCCGAGGCACGGCCCCGGGGCGAGGTCGTCGTCGTGGGCACCGGACCGGCCGGGCCGCTGTGGCTGACGCCCGAGACCCGCGGCGCGCTCGCCGCCGCCGACGACCTGGTCGGCTACACGACCTATCTGGACCGGGTACCCGTGCGGGCCGGGCAGCGCCGCCACGGATCGGACAACAGGGTGGAGTCGGAGCGGGCGGAGTTCGCCCTCGACCTCGCCCGGCACGGCCGCCGGGTGGCCGTGGTGTCGGGCGGCGACCCGGGGATCTTCGCCATGGCCACGGCCGTGCTGGAGGTCGCGGCGCAGGAGCCGTACGCGGACGTGCCCGTGCGTGTACTGCCCGGCCTCACCGCGGCGAACGCCGCCGCGGCTCGTGCCGGGGCACCGCTGGGGCACGACTACGCCACCATCTCCCTGTCCGACCGGCTGAAGCCGTGGGAGGTCATCGCGGAGCGACTGACGGCGGCCGCGGCGGCCGACCTCGTCCTGGCCCTGTACAACCCCGGCTCGCGCAGCCGGACCTGGCAGGTCGCCAAGGCCCGTGAACTGCTGCTCGGCCACCGTGCCCCGGACACCCCGGTCGTCGTCGCGCGCGACGTGGGCGGTCCGGAGGAGAGCGTGCGGATCGTGCGTCTCGGTGAACTCGACCCGGCGGTGGTGGACATGAGGACCCTGCTGCTGGTCGGCTCGTCGCAGACCAGGACGGTGCGCCGCGGTTCGGGCGAGGAGATCGTCTGGACCCCGCGCACGTACCCGGATCCGGCTCCCGTACACGTACCCGTGGACGCCTCGGCCCGGAGTGAGACCGCGCCGGGATAG